Genomic segment of Iocasia fonsfrigidae:
CTTTTTTCAGGCTCAATTATAAGGTAATTATAGGGGGCCCTTTTCGGGCCTTTTTATTCTAGAATGTTTTGGATGGAGAGATTAAATGAAATGAAAAGACCAACAATAAGTCTTTGTATGATTGTTAAAGATGAGGAAGAAAATCTTAAAAGGTGTTTGGATAGTGTCAAGGGTTTAGTTAAGGAAATAATTCTGGTGGACACAGGTTCAACAGATAATACATTACAGATAGCTCAAGCTTACGGGGCAAAAATTATTAATTATAAGTGGGTAGATGATTTCAGTAAGGCAAGAAATAAATCATTGGCGGCGGCAGGGGGAGACTGGATATTATATCTTGATGCTGATGAGGAGTTACCTGAAGTAAGCCGTCAAATGTTAAAAAAAATAATTAACGCCCCTGATATTGAGGGTTACTTCTTTCAAGTTCTTAATTATACAGGTAAAAAGAGGGACTATTCGCAACTGGTACATCAGAGTTGCCGTTTGTTTAGAAATAGATTGGATTATCAATTTCAGGGAAAAATACATGAACAGATCCTACCTTCAATCTATCAATATTCTTCCCAGACCCAGGTTTTGAAGACGGATTTAAAGATAATTCATTATGGATATATGTCTGCTAATAGTAAGCGGAAAGAAAAACTGGAGAGGAATATTCGCATACTTAATAAAGAATTAGAAAGGTTTAGAAGTAATTCTTTTTTAGAATACCACCTTGGACTCTCTTATTATGAATTAGCAGATAAGAAAAAGGCCCTGGCCTGGTTTAAAAAGGCCTACAGTCATCTGGAAAGGGGTTATTCCTTTAGTCCAACTTTAATCAGGAATATTGGTCTTTGCTTATTTGACCTACAGGAATATAGTGAAGTGATAGGATTTATTGATTATGAGTTAGATAATTACCCTGACTATACAGACCTTTATTATTTAAAGGGATTGGCGTTATTAAAAAACATTAATTACTCTCAGGCGATAAAAGAATTTGAACAATGTCTTTTAATTGGGGAAGTCTGTGGTAAATATACAACAACTGTTGGGGTAGGTAGTTTTTTAGGGCATTATAATCTGGCTAATGCCTATAAAGGGCGTTATGAGCGGGAAAAAGCAATAAAACATTACAGGGAATCATTAAGTGTAGAACCTGATTTTTTAGACCCCCTTTACCCACTGACAAAACTATTAAAGGAGAAATATCAAAACCCAGCAGAACTTATTTCATATCTGGAAACAGAATTTGATCTGTCCAGCTGGCAGGGTTTTATTATTCTGGCTGATTTATGTGCTTCTATCAGGGAAGATGCTCTAGCAGCAAATTATTTAGCAAGGGTAGCAGTAAATACTAAACTTCCTTTAGAGGCAAGGCTGTTATATGCTAAATCACAACTTGCTTTAGGCAGATATAATCAGGTCTACAGGGATTTTACATGCTTAATAGCAGAAGGTATTGAGTCGGAAACTTTTATTATTGAGTATTTTATAGCTTGCTGGTTAAAGAATTCTGCTGAGGGTATTGATAAGCTGACAGAAATTATTCAGGGGCTGTCTGATCAAGGGTTAAAATATATTTTATCCAGTATGAATAATATCTGTTGTGACAATCAGCAGAATATGGGATTAAAGAATAAGTTAAAAAAAGGGATTCAGAAATTAATTAATAAATATAGACAAAATGATGCTGAACAAAAACATACTATCAATGATTATCAGCATAAACTCATTTATGTTCTGGAAAAAATCCTTCGCTACAATGCCTATGAATTATTTGATACCTTGACTGGTAAATTAATTACTGATTTAGGGATAGATGAGTGGGAAAAGGATTTTATTATTGGGGAGATATATTATAAGTATGGTTATTATAATGAGGCCAGCAGGGAATTTTTAAAGAGTCTGGATCATGGTGGTGAAGATGACCGACTTTATTATTATCTTGGCTGCATCTGCGAAAAGAGGGAACTACTGGCTGATGCTGAGAATCTCTACTGTTATGCCTTAAATAATAATGAAAGACTGCTAAAATATCACCTGGCTGTAGTAAGGGTAGCACTCAAAAGGGCCCAGAAGATAAGTAGCTGGGTTTTAAAAGAAAAACCAGAGGCAGCTTATTTTCTCAAAGAAGAAAAAACACTAAAATACCTTTTGGGAAAACTGGGTTAGGGGTGGTTTAATGTCTGATAAATTATTGAGTGTCTGTTTGATTACAAAAGATGAGGCCCAGAATCTGGCTACTTGTTTAAAAAGTATCAAGAACCTGGCCGATGAAATCATAGTTGTTGATACAGGTTCTACTGATAATACAGTTGAAATAGCCCGCAAATTTGGGGCCAGGGTATATGTTTTTCCCTGGAATAATAATTTTTCAGCAGCAAGGAATTTTGCCCTTAAACAGGCAGAGGGATGCTGGGTTTTTATTATTGATGCTGATGAAGAGCTTAAAACAATTGCTAAAAAGGAATGGATGTCACTACTTAATGATCAGGGGAAAGAGGCTTATTTTGTACAGATATCTAATTATGAAGACAGGCAGAACAGTGTATCTCAACCGGCCTTAAGGCTTTTCAGGAATAAAAAGGATTATTATTATCAAGGCAGGATACATGAACAGATTTTGCCCCAAATTTTGAAAAAAAACCCCTTTTCAAAAATAGGATATACTGATCTTTTAATAAACCACTACGGTTATACCAGTCAAATGGTTGAACAGAAAAAGAAAATAGAGAGAAATATAGGCATTTTACAGCTTGAGTTAAAACACAATCCTAAAAATCCTTTTATGCGTTTTAACCTGGGAAATGAATATTACCGTCAGGGTGAATATAAACTGGCAATCTGGCAGTACAGGGCTGTTCTTGAGTCTATTGATAAGCAATTTAGTTATTACCCTTATTTAATCTTTAAATTAGCTATAGCTTACTTAGCAGGGGGATATCATCTGGAATGCAGGAGAATATTACAGGATGGTTTAAAGGAATTCCCTGATTATACTGATCTTTATTATTTATTAGGTGAAACCTATTTAAATACTGGGGATTTTGCAAAGGCTGTAGGGGTTTTCGAGAAATGTTTGGAACTGGGTGCTCCTCCTTCCCAGTATGTTTCAATAAATGGTGTAGGTACTGATAAAGCTGCCTATTACCTGGGAAAGTGTTATGAATACAACTTTAATATTGATAAAGCAATTGATTATTACCACTTAGCATTCACCCAAAACCCTACTAATAGCAATATTTTGCAGGATTTATTAGATTTATATGTTAAGTACCACAGTGAAAAGGAAATGGAAAATTTCATTAGCACAAATAGTGCTTCTCTTAGGGGTAAGGCCCTGAATTTATTACTGAAAGAGATAGTGGATTATTATCCTGGTCTTGTTATTAAAATATATGAAGAGGGGTTTTGCAGTTCAGTTGTAGAAAAAAACTATATTATTACCCAGGCCTACTGGAATAAGGGTGAATTGGATAAATTAGATGGTATTTTTAATAGTTTTTCTCCTGATGATTATCAAATAAAGGAGTTAAGCATCTTATTATATCAATATTACTGGTACAGGGGTAACAGGGAAGGGATAGTGACTTTGATTGAAACACAGGGAGAACAGGCCTACTTTAATATTAAAGAAATAGATTATCTTTTTACTGGCCGGAAAAGTCTGGGGACTGTCAAGGACTCTACTTTGTTGGAAACCCTCTATCTTTTATTAAAAAATTACCTGACAATAGCTTATCAACCTGGAATTGATAAAATACTTGATATATACCAGGGTATAATATTATCTGATAGTATGAAGATGAAGCTGGGAAAACTTCTTTTTAGAAAGGGCTGTTGGAGGGAAGCAATAGATCAATTCCTGGGACTTAAAGATCAAAAACTGGATGAAGAATCACTAAGATATCTGGCTGTAATGGTTCTAGAAGGGGATGATATGCAGGCTGCTTTTGATTTTATGCAAAAGGCTTTAACTGATCAAGAAGCCAGTTTGATAAGCTGTTTAACTTACTTGAAGTTGTTATATATCAATATAATGGATTATTGTCAAAAATCGGCCGGGGTTTTCACTGATTATCCGTATTTTACGGAGATTGAAGAAGGGATTCAAAAGGGGGTTGACAGGATTGACACTTTCAATCTGTATGATAGTCAGGGATGAAGAAGATTACCTCCCTGACTGCCTGGATAGTATTGCTGAACTGGCAGATGAGTTAATAGTTGTTGATACAGGTTCTACTGATCAGACCTTAAACATTGCTGAGAGCTATGGAGCCAGGATATTTCAGATAGATTGGGAACATAATTTTGCTGTTGCCAGAAATTATTCCCTTGCCAGAGCCAGTGGTGATTGGATATTTGTTCTTGATGCCGATGAACGACTTCCTTTGAAATTCCACAGTCGGGTCAGGGGGCTGCTGAAGAAGGCTTTAGAAAATAATATAGCGGGTTGGCTGGTCCAGATTAAAAACTACTATGGTAGTGTAAAATCTGGTGATTATGTACTTGATTCAGCCTGCCGTATTTTCCGGAACCAGGTTGAATATCGTTACAGCTCCCCCTTACATGAGGAGATGTCCCAGGTCATTCAGGAGAATGATCCCGAAGCAGTAATACTAAAGACTGATATTTACTTAGAACACCTTGGATATTTAGACCAGCTAGTCAGCGGAAAAAGGAAGAGCAGGAGGAATACCCTGATCCTTGAAAAGGCTTTAAAAAAAGCACCGTGTGACCCTTTTTTAATCTATGCCTATGGAACAGAGTTGTTTCAACAGAATAATTATCAGGGGGCTCTACAATATTATAAAAAAATCACTGCCAATCTGGCAGAATTAAGTTTTGGAGCAGATTTATTATATAAAACAGTAACTGCCTTACTGCAGCAGGAAGAATATATAAAAGGCATGAATTTACTAAAGAAAGGTCTTAAACTTTTTCCCGATTTTCAGGCATTGTGGTTTGTTAAAGGTGAATACCACCTTAGATGTAATGAATTCAAGAAGGCCATAGCTGCCTACCATAGCTGTCTACAGCTTAATAACAATAATAATAAATTTTTGGAAATAAATGGTTTGAGCTCCTTCAGGACTTATCATGCCCTGGCAAGGGTTTATGAGATGATGGGAGAAGATAGTAAGGCTATTGATTATTATTTGCAGGCCTTAAGGGAAAATCCAGGGTATCAAGCAGTAATAAATGGGCTTAAAGGATTATTAATCAAAATAAAGAAGAGGGCTATAGATTATTTAGATTTATCAAAGGTGGCTGAAAAATATGACCCTATTTATGACCTTTATAGGGAATGGCTAATGGATGGTGAGTTAAGTGAAAAAATTAAGTAAGGAATTCAAATTATTGAGTATGATGAGGGTTAAAAATGAGGAACAGTGGTTAGAGGAATCTATTATTAGTCAACTTCCACTGGTTGATAAGCTTATTATTCTGGATGATGGTTCTACTGATCAAACCCCTGAAATATGTAAGTCTTTTCCTCGCTTAGTTGAATATCACTATCAGAAAGAGAATAAGCTGGATGAGGTTAGGGATAAGAACCGTTTATTAGCCTGGGCATTAAAACACCAACCTGACTGGATACTGGCACTGGATGGGGATGAGGTCTTAGAAGAACTGGCTGGAGAAACAATTATCAGAGAGATAAGCCTACTGGACCCGCTTGCTCCACAATTTACTGTTTTTTATCTCCACTTTCTTTATATGTGGAATAAAAAAGACTATTATCGGATTGACCCCGGGATCTATAGTAATTTCTGGCAGCCTAGATTGTTTTCCCTGCATAAGCAGAATATAGGGCGCCTTTTATTTAAAAATACTGACCATGGTGGAAACTTTCACTGTGGTAGTATACCAGCTAATCTCAGATGGATTCTTCGTAAATTAGATGTCCGGGTAAAACACTATGGTTATTTTACTGCTGAACAGCGTCGGAGGAAATATGACTGGTATTGTCAGCATGATCCGCAAAAGGCCAAAACTGGTTATTATGAACACCTTATTTCAGAGGAAGGACTTATCTTAGCTAAATGGAAAGAGAGAAAGAGAAGCAGTTCAGCCAGTTTTGTTAAGGATATAGGCTATTACCAGTGCAGTAGGGAAGAGATTTTAAATTTAATCTCTGATAATAGTCAAAAGATATTAGAAATTGGTTGTGGCCATGGATTTTTAGGGAAAAAAATTAAAGAGAGATACCCGGACAGTCAGGTTATGGGGGTTGAGATTGATGAAATAGCTGGTAATGCCGCCAAAGATAGGCTTGACAGGGTGATAATTGCTGACATAGAAAAACTGATAAAACTGCCGGTTGAATATGCTTATTTTGATTGTATTATACTAGGTGATGTCCTGGAACATTTAATAGACCCCTGGCAGGTCTTACTAAAATTGAGGAGGTATTTAAAAATATCAGGGGAGTTAATTATCAGCTTACCCAATGTTAGAAACATAGGGATAATCAATAAGTTATTACAGGGAAAGTGGCGTTATACTAATGCCGGAATACTTGATTCTACCCACCTTAGATTTTTTACCTTTAAGGAGGTTAAAAGGATACTTAGGAAACTTGGTTTCAATATTAAGGCTGTTTATACAGTTGAAGGTGATAGTAGTGATTTAGTAATTCAGGGAAAGGAATCCTGGCAGGTGATAGGTGATAGTTTTGAATGGTCTCAACTTGACCAAAAGACTATTCAGGAACTCCATACAGTCCAGTTTTTAATAAGGGCTGGTAGGGAAGAACCTTTAAGAGAAGCTGGAGAAAAAGGCTTAATATCAGTTATTATACCTGTTCGAAATAATAGAGAAATTACAGAGTTGTGTATTGATAGTCTTTTTAGTTATAACCAGGAACCCCTGGAAGTGATTATTATTGATAATGATTCAGATGAACAGATGAGGAGTTATTTGTCTGGGCTGGAAGAAGAAGGGGTAAAAGTTATTAATAATGAAAAGAATTATGGTTTTCCAGCAGCATGTAATCAGGGACTTAGGATAAGCAGGGGTGAGTATATCCTCATTTTAAATAATGATGTTATTATGGGCGATAATTGCCTGGCTAATATGATGGCACATTTTGAGCGGGAAAGTAAGGCTGGAATAATAGCCCCCTGTTCAAATTATGTGGACGGGAAACAGCAGCTTATTTTGAATTATAATAGTTTAGAGGAATTTTACCAGGTATCTCGTGAATATTACTGGGAATATGAGGGTGAATATATGTTGAGTTATCGGCTGGCTGGGATTTGTCTACTGCTTAAAAGGGGAGTTATAGAAACAATTGGGGGATTTGATGAAAGGTTTTCACCAGGGAATTTTGAAGATGATGATTTTTGCCTGCGTGCTGCAGTAGCTGGGTATAAAAATATCATTGCCCGGGATGTATATGTCCATCATTTTGGGAGTATGACTTTTAAAAAGGAAGGTTTAGATTATCAACAAATAATGAAAGAAAACTGGAATAAGTTTAAAGAAAAGTGGAAAATACCCGGGGAGCTTACTGATAGACGTCAGCTTAATCTAGCTTTGATTGTTAGTAGTAATATGGGAAAAGGGGATTACTATATTCCATTATAAAGGGGTGAAAAAAGTGGGCACAAACTTTTATTTAGAAACCTATCTCCATAGATTTACTTTTTATCATTATCTTGTGGAGTTAGTTAATATACCTGAAAGCAGTAACATTGTAAAGATTAAGGATATTAAGGCCAGTGTTTTGCAGCTGGAAGATGAAAAAGTAAATGAAAATAATTTTATAATTCAAGGTATTATTGAACTGGAAATAAGTTATGTGATTGCCAATGTTGTTAAGTTTTATAATACAAGGATTACCTTTAATTTTCTTAAAGGGCTTAAGCAGTGCTATGGAGAGAAAGATGCTTGTTTTCCAGAAAACTGCGAATTATTAATTCAAGCTAGTTCAAGAGTGATTAAGAATAGTCTGTTACCTGATAATCAAGTAGAGGTAAAAATCGCTATTCTCTTTCAGGGGTGTTTTAAGGTATTTCAGGACTGTAGTTCAATCTGGAAATGTGCAGACATAGAAGTTAATTGTGTGCCTGCTTTTGAGTCCCATAAAAATGAAGATCTATCGGTAGGAAATATAGCGGAATTTACCCAAGCCTTTAATATTGCCCAAAAGGAGTTGATTACTTTTTTTGTCAAAAACAAAGGGGACTCACTGGTTAATGTTCAGCTTGAAATAAGTCCCAATGGGGTTGACTGGACAGCAGATGCTTATGAGGTAGAGATTCCACCTGGTCAGGGTGAAGCACTTGTCCTGGCAACCTTTCTAAAATACACCCGTTTAAAATATTATTCATTAAATAACAGTCTTATTGATATTTATCTCCAGACACAAGGTTAAATAACAGGAGGAGGGTATTATGAAAGCAAGAAAAATAATCTTTATTATTGGTTCCGGTAGGACTGGTACTAACTGGTTAGCTAATATTTTGCAGAGCCACCCAGCAATCAGGGCTACTATTGAAGATCCAATGATTTTTAATAGGGTGACTAAAATGGCTCTAAATCCAGCTGTTAGGGCCAAATTATTTCCAGAATTAATTCGACTTTATACCTATTATTATCAGGAAAGTAGTCCCTGTCATTATGTAGATAAAAGTCATCCTAACCTTTGGTTGGCAGAGGCTTTAGCCCTTGTGTTTCCTGACTCCCTTTTTATATCTTTAAAGCGTAACCCCTATGCTACAGTAAGTAGTATGCTGAAGCATGAGGGGGTTTTAAAGTGGCAGAGAGAATGGAAAAGGTTCCCTATACCTAATGAATTTTTAGGTATTGATCATAAAATAGCAGCTGATTATTCTAAAATGTCTATGACTGAAAAGTGTACATTAAGATGGGTAGCTCACATGAAAAAGATTGATTATCTTGCCAAAAGTAATATAAAAAACCGTATGCTTATTATTTCTTATGAGAGATTAGTGGAAAATACTATAGAAGTATTAATAAAAATAAAGAAATTTCTAGATCTATCGGAATCTTTTAATGTGCCAGTTGTAAATAAAGAAACGATTTATAAATGGCAGCAACAGCTCAGTGAGAGCCAATGTGAGGAAATCAAAGGGATTGTGGGGGAATACCAGCCCATATTTACAGAATAGTACTAAGAGTTCTATTAACAGATAATACAAAAACAAGGGAATTGTAAAAAAAGTTTGAATATTGCAGATGAATGTAGTATAATAGTACGTACAAGTAATATGATGCTTATTTGTATTTTGGATTCTGAGGTTGCACCGCAGGTACTCCGCATTTAAGTAAAGCATACAAGAACAGTTTAAGGTTGCACCACGGGCACTATATTCTCATTTGGTGTCGAGAGTTTATTAATACGCATGGTTGGGTCAGTAGCAGGTTGCTTGTTCTCTAATGATGTAATACATAAATGTTATTTTGATAAGTTGAAGATTTATAGCTGTATTAAGTTATAGGATATTTTTTTAAATTATAATGTACGAACAATTAAAAGTAAATGTGGTTTAAAATGTAGTTATATTCTTTTTTATTTTTTAATATCTTTTAATAGACTGAGTTTATTAAGCGTTAATGAAGTAAGAGAAAGGGGGATAGATTAAAGGTTGCTTTATAATTAGCTGAAAAGCAGGGATTCTTATCGATTAAGTAGAGGGTTTTATTTTGATGTAAAGGCTTATTTGCTTTTGGAGGAGTGGTAAGTTTGAGTAATAATTATCTTTTAGAAATGAAGGGTATTACAAAGAAATTCCCTGGTGTGCTGGCCTTAGACAAGGCTAGTTTTAACTTGAGAAAAGGAGAGGTCCATGCTCTGATAGGTGAAAATGGGGCAGGAAAATCTACTCTGATCAAAATACTTTCAGGAGCTTATCAGATGGATGAGGGTGTAATAATTATTAATAATGAAAAGGTAAGTATACAAAACCCTGGAAAAGCCCAGGAACTTGGTATAAGTGTTATTTATCAGGAATTCAATCTGATTCCATATTTAACTGTTGCTGAGAATATATTTCTCGGTCGTGAGTCTATGAAAAACGGGTGTTTAATAGATACAAAAGATATTATTGATAATTCCAGAAAGATTTTAGATGACCTGGATTTAGGACTTGCTCCTGATAAGATTGTTAATGAACTTGGTGTGGCTAAACAGCAAATGGTTGAAGTGGCTAAAGCCTTATCAATGAATTCTCGTATAATTGTTATGGATGAGCCTACTGCAGCCCTGGGAGACCATGAGATTGAACAGTTGTTTAAGACAATAAAAGAGCTTAAAAAAAGAGGCATTTCAATAATTTATATTTCCCACCGTATTGAGGAGTTATGGGAAATAGCAGATAGGGTTACTGTGCTACGTGATGGCCAGTATATTGCAACTACAGATATTAAAGAAATAAATAAGGATAAGTTGATCAAGCAGATGGTTGGTAGGGATTTAACAGAACAGTTCCCGGCCAGAAAGTCTGCTGTTGGCCAAGAAATATTACGGGTAGATGGCTTGTCTCAAGAAGGATTATTAAAGAATATATCATTTAATTTAAAAAAGGGTGAGGTACTCGGCTTTGCCGGTCTAGTAGGTTCGGGTCGGACAGAATTAATGAGGTGTATATTTGGTGTAGATAAATATAATGATGGCAAGATATTTATAGATAATAAAGAGGTTTCGATAAACAATCCCAAGGCTGCAATAAGACAAGGTATTGGGTTTATTACTGAAGACCGTAAAAGCCAGGGGCTTATCCTGGTCAGGTCAATCAAAGAAAATATTACTATTACTGACTTGAATCAGGTAATAGATAATGGTTTTATTAATTATAAAAAAGAGCAGAAATTAACCGAAGATTTTATCAATAAGTTAAAGATTAAGACCCCTAGTATTGAACAGGAAGTAAGGTATTTAAGTGGTGGCAACCAGCAGAAAGTTGTACTGGCCAAGTGGCTACTCCAGAAGGCTAAGATCCTTATTTTTGACGAACCGACCAGGGGGATAGATGTTGGGGCTAAAAAAGAGGTATATAACCTGATTAATAGTCTGGTCCAGAATGGTGTTGGTGTGATTATGGTTTCTTCAGAACTCCCGGAAGTAATGGGTATGAGTGATAGGATTTTAATTATGAGTCACGGTAGGATAACGGGTGAACTATCAGCCCCGGAAGCGACCCAGGAGAAAATATTAAATTATGCAACCAAGGAGTGAATTATTGATGGATAAATCTCTTAAAAAGGTAAGCAGTTCGATAGGAAAGGAATTAGGGGCCCTTACTGGTTTAATATTACTAGGTGTTATTATGTCTTTTAGTTCTCCTCACTTCCTTACTTTAACAAATTTGATGAATATCTTACGACAGTCATCATTAATCGGTATTGTTGCTGCTGGAATGACATTTATTATAATTACTGGAGGGATAGACCTTTCTGTTGGCTCTGTCCTGAGTTTATCAAGTTGTTTGACTGCTGGTATGATTGTAAACTATGGTTGGAATATCTGGTTGGCAATAATGTTAGGTTTATTAATTGGTGCACTATTTGGTTTGATTAATGGACTGTTAATTACCCAGATACCTCTACCACCGTTTATTGCTACCCTTGGTATTATGGGTGTGGCCAGAGGCCTAGCCTTTGTCTATACTGGGGGGGCCCCTATCTATACCTTTCCTGAATCATTTAAATATATCGGCCAGGGAATGATAGGTGTAATACCATTTCCGGCGATATTAATGCTGCTGGTATATTTAGTATTTTTTCTGGTGCTTAAGCGAACTAAACTAGGGCGTTATAGTTATGCTATTGGTGGAAATGAAGAAGCGGCTATTTTGTCTGGTATATCTACTGGGCGTTATAAGGCAATGGTCTATGCTATGACAGGTTTTTTGTCAGCACTGGCTGGCTTAGTACTAGCTGCCCGACTGGATGCTGCTACATCAGTTGCTGGTGACGGTTTTGAACTTGATGTAATAGCGGCTGTTGTTATTGGTGGTACTAGTTTAAGTGGTGGACAGGGTGGGGTAATTGGCTCTCTGATAGGTGCTTTAATCATGGGTGTAGTTAGAAACGGCCTGAATCTTTTATTGGTTTCTTCACACTGGCAGAGGGTAATATTGGGTTTAATTATACTTGCTGCTGTAACTGTTGATGTTTTACGCAAGAAAAGTAGTTCCAATAAGGGTTCATTATTTAGTTTTTTAAGTAGTAATTAGTTTTCTTTCACGGGGGTGGTTTATGGATAAATAATCTAAATTAGAGTGAATTAAGAAAACTAAAATTTTAAAGGAGGAATTTAAGTGAAAAAACTATTTTTGTTGTCATTGATTTTGATAGTAGTTATTAGTGGGATGGTAATGGCTGCAGGAAAAAAAGAGGTGGCAATGATTTCACCTGCCCTGACAAGTACTTTTTATCTAGCGACTAATGCAGGGGCTACTGAGGTAGCAGAAGAATTAGGTTGGGATTTGTATAAGCTGGCACCTGATAGGGAAAGTAACTTTCAAAAACAGGTAAGTATGGTAGAGGATATGATTCAGAGGGAAGTTGATGCTATTGCCCTTTGTGCTATTAATGATAAAGCAGTAGTTTCTGCTGTAAAAAAGGCTAATGAAGCTGGTATTCCTGTTTTTGTATTTAATTCATTAACAGAACTGCCTGGAGGTAAGGTTGAGGCTTATGTTGGTTATGACCAGAGGGCTGGAGGACGCAAAGTGGGCCTGAAAGCAGTAGATTTACTTCATAGTAAGTACGGAGAATTAAAAGGTAAAATAGTTATTTTAGAGGGTGTTCCAGGATACCATACTACTGAAAGAAAAGGTGGTTTTATGGAAATCCTCGAAAAATTCCCTGAAATAGAAATTGCAGCTTCCCAACCGGCTGACTGGGAAAGAGAAAAAGGGATGAATGTAACCGAAAATCTTTTGCAGGCTATCCCGGATCTTGACCTGGTCTTTGGTTGTAGTGATGCAATGGCTCAGGGGGCTGCCCAGGCTGCCAGGTCTATGAATAAAGATATCTATACGATTGGTATTGATGGCAACCCTGATGCCATTGAAGATGTAAGTAAAGATAGGCTAACTGGTACCTTAGCTGTGTTCCCGACAGAAATGGGTAGAATAACTATCAGGGCAATTAAAGATTATTTTGATGGTAAAGATGTTCCTCAGTTTATTAAAACTCCTACAGAAATTGTTGATGAAGATAACTGGGATACTATAGAATAATATTTCAACTAAATAATATGAAAAATGGGAGCTGTTTTTTGGCTCCCATTTTTTATACTTGCTAGAGAATGTGTAATTTAATATAATAATAGATAACTAGGGACATTATATAGATAACATAATAATTATGGAGGGTAATATGTCAATAATAAGTTTTTTGAAATTAGTGGAGATTCAAACCAAGGTGGCTAGTCTAATACCATTTTTACTGGGGACTGTGTTTGCCCTTTATCGTTATGAACAATTTAATACTAAAAACTTTTTATTTATGTTTATTTCCCTATTGGCCTTTGATATGGCGGCAACAGCTATTAATAACTACTATGACTATAAAAATGCAGTCAAGAAATATGGATATAACTATGAACAGCATAATGCTATTAGCAGAGATGATCTTAGTGAACGTTCAGTAATAATTGTGGTAACAGTTTTACTAAATATTGCAATTCTGGCCGGGGTGTTTTTATTTGCTAACAGCGATTCTGTTGTACTTATACTGGGGGTTATTTCTTTTTTGGTAGGTATTTTTTATTCCTTTGGTCCGGTTCCAATTTCCAGGATGCCTCTGGGGGAGTTTTTTTCAGGCTTTTTCATGGGATTTATTATAGTTTTTATTGCCGTTTATATACATGTTTATGACCAGGGTATTATTAGTATTTTAGTTAAT
This window contains:
- a CDS encoding glycosyltransferase, whose amino-acid sequence is MKKLSKEFKLLSMMRVKNEEQWLEESIISQLPLVDKLIILDDGSTDQTPEICKSFPRLVEYHYQKENKLDEVRDKNRLLAWALKHQPDWILALDGDEVLEELAGETIIREISLLDPLAPQFTVFYLHFLYMWNKKDYYRIDPGIYSNFWQPRLFSLHKQNIGRLLFKNTDHGGNFHCGSIPANLRWILRKLDVRVKHYGYFTAEQRRRKYDWYCQHDPQKAKTGYYEHLISEEGLILAKWKERKRSSSASFVKDIGYYQCSREEILNLISDNSQKILEIGCGHGFLGKKIKERYPDSQVMGVEIDEIAGNAAKDRLDRVIIADIEKLIKLPVEYAYFDCIILGDVLEHLIDPWQVLLKLRRYLKISGELIISLPNVRNIGIINKLLQGKWRYTNAGILDSTHLRFFTFKEVKRILRKLGFNIKAVYTVEGDSSDLVIQGKESWQVIGDSFEWSQLDQKTIQELHTVQFLIRAGREEPLREAGEKGLISVIIPVRNNREITELCIDSLFSYNQEPLEVIIIDNDSDEQMRSYLSGLEEEGVKVINNEKNYGFPAACNQGLRISRGEYILILNNDVIMGDNCLANMMAHFERESKAGIIAPCSNYVDGKQQLILNYNSLEEFYQVSREYYWEYEGEYMLSYRLAGICLLLKRGVIETIGGFDERFSPGNFEDDDFCLRAAVAGYKNIIARDVYVHHFGSMTFKKEGLDYQQIMKENWNKFKEKWKIPGELTDRRQLNLALIVSSNMGKGDYYIPL
- a CDS encoding DUF6385 domain-containing protein, which produces MGTNFYLETYLHRFTFYHYLVELVNIPESSNIVKIKDIKASVLQLEDEKVNENNFIIQGIIELEISYVIANVVKFYNTRITFNFLKGLKQCYGEKDACFPENCELLIQASSRVIKNSLLPDNQVEVKIAILFQGCFKVFQDCSSIWKCADIEVNCVPAFESHKNEDLSVGNIAEFTQAFNIAQKELITFFVKNKGDSLVNVQLEISPNGVDWTADAYEVEIPPGQGEALVLATFLKYTRLKYYSLNNSLIDIYLQTQG
- a CDS encoding sugar ABC transporter ATP-binding protein; its protein translation is MSNNYLLEMKGITKKFPGVLALDKASFNLRKGEVHALIGENGAGKSTLIKILSGAYQMDEGVIIINNEKVSIQNPGKAQELGISVIYQEFNLIPYLTVAENIFLGRESMKNGCLIDTKDIIDNSRKILDDLDLGLAPDKIVNELGVAKQQMVEVAKALSMNSRIIVMDEPTAALGDHEIEQLFKTIKELKKRGISIIYISHRIEELWEIADRVTVLRDGQYIATTDIKEINKDKLIKQMVGRDLTEQFPARKSAVGQEILRVDGLSQEGLLKNISFNLKKGEVLGFAGLVGSGRTELMRCIFGVDKYNDGKIFIDNKEVSINNPKAAIRQGIGFITEDRKSQGLILVRSIKENITITDLNQVIDNGFINYKKEQKLTEDFINKLKIKTPSIEQEVRYLSGGNQQKVVLAKWLLQKAKILIFDEPTRGIDVGAKKEVYNLINSLVQNGVGVIMVSSELPEVMGMSDRILIMSHGRITGELSAPEATQEKILNYATKE
- a CDS encoding sulfotransferase family protein, producing MKARKIIFIIGSGRTGTNWLANILQSHPAIRATIEDPMIFNRVTKMALNPAVRAKLFPELIRLYTYYYQESSPCHYVDKSHPNLWLAEALALVFPDSLFISLKRNPYATVSSMLKHEGVLKWQREWKRFPIPNEFLGIDHKIAADYSKMSMTEKCTLRWVAHMKKIDYLAKSNIKNRMLIISYERLVENTIEVLIKIKKFLDLSESFNVPVVNKETIYKWQQQLSESQCEEIKGIVGEYQPIFTE